A window of Campylobacter pinnipediorum subsp. pinnipediorum contains these coding sequences:
- the bamA gene encoding outer membrane protein assembly factor BamA, translated as MKKKLFLCLMVICGLNAEQIRSINFSGLIHLSQDVAKDISGLKIGDTLNGKNTDKAIINLFKQGYFKDIYITSDNNGNVTINLKEKPSIAKIELEGVVTNDKTAIESLIDIKPGNMYDEVSLEKTIEKIRQFYEAKGYFDTVVDVNKEFIQGDESSVALTLNVNRGENMIIDDIKLIGANVFSYSDIEPIVANKSREFLGWMWGRNDGKVKLFELPSDPHRIQDKYFQKGYLDATVSQPFLNASFDSYKSDLTYYIKEGKPYNVSDVKINAPEFLELDKEKLTKDFKLEAGDRMNSERLRKDMKVLDNLVADKGYAFVKVYPNTNKHEDNQTVEIEYKIEPGEQVYIRNVQISGNERTADRVVRRELYLTEGNLYNRTDLKDSEDSLRRTSYFEDVQIQEERIDANTIDLVVNVKEASTGSISGGIGYGSSDGLLLNASLSDTNIFGSGMNGGISVEKSDDELSGQISLTNPRLNDSEYSLGGSIYANDYERNSYKQKSYGFNTTLGRRLTRNLSTSLTYIIQQSQISGLSRALLQIGHKEGKNLKSSLIPAINYISTDDYYLPRRGVTAGMSVEFAGLGGDEKFTKFRTNFNYYLGLKDYIDYDFILRYKSAFSKIWNNGYVPINEKFYLGGLRDLRGYENRTVSPKVSYNKEWYETGGEISFNNSFEFSFPIIDRVKMRGVLFFDYGAIGEKNLSEITRMSTGAGIEWITPIGPLQLIYAKPIHPSRNDETNRFEFSIGRRF; from the coding sequence ATGAAAAAAAAATTATTTTTATGTTTAATGGTTATTTGTGGTTTAAATGCTGAACAAATTCGTTCAATAAATTTTTCAGGACTAATACACTTATCACAAGATGTTGCAAAAGATATAAGTGGGTTAAAAATTGGAGATACATTGAACGGTAAAAATACCGACAAAGCAATTATAAATCTTTTTAAACAAGGATACTTCAAAGATATATATATAACAAGTGATAACAATGGAAACGTAACAATCAATCTAAAAGAAAAGCCTAGTATAGCAAAAATAGAGCTAGAGGGTGTTGTAACAAATGATAAAACAGCAATAGAATCTTTAATAGACATAAAACCTGGAAATATGTATGATGAAGTTTCATTGGAAAAAACAATTGAAAAAATTAGACAATTTTATGAAGCAAAAGGATATTTTGATACAGTTGTTGATGTAAATAAAGAATTTATACAAGGAGATGAAAGCTCGGTCGCACTCACACTAAATGTAAATCGCGGCGAAAATATGATTATAGATGATATTAAATTGATAGGAGCAAATGTATTTAGTTACTCCGATATAGAACCAATCGTTGCAAATAAAAGCCGAGAATTTCTTGGATGGATGTGGGGAAGAAATGATGGAAAAGTAAAGCTTTTTGAATTACCATCAGATCCGCATAGGATTCAAGATAAATATTTTCAAAAAGGCTACTTAGATGCAACAGTATCACAGCCATTTTTGAATGCTTCGTTTGATAGCTATAAATCTGATTTAACATACTACATAAAAGAAGGAAAACCTTATAATGTTTCTGATGTAAAAATAAATGCTCCAGAATTTTTAGAACTAGACAAAGAAAAATTAACAAAAGACTTTAAACTAGAAGCTGGGGATCGAATGAACTCTGAACGTTTGAGAAAAGACATGAAAGTCTTAGATAATTTGGTTGCTGACAAAGGATATGCTTTTGTAAAAGTCTATCCAAATACAAATAAGCATGAAGATAATCAAACAGTAGAGATAGAATATAAAATAGAACCTGGCGAGCAAGTATATATAAGAAATGTTCAAATTTCAGGAAACGAAAGAACTGCTGACAGAGTAGTTAGAAGAGAGTTATATCTCACAGAAGGAAACTTATACAACAGAACCGATCTAAAGGATTCCGAAGACTCTTTGAGAAGAACAAGCTATTTTGAAGATGTTCAAATACAAGAAGAGCGCATAGACGCAAACACTATAGACTTAGTTGTTAATGTAAAAGAGGCATCAACCGGATCAATTAGTGGTGGTATAGGTTATGGTAGTTCTGATGGATTATTATTAAATGCAAGTTTATCAGACACAAATATATTTGGTTCAGGCATGAACGGAGGCATAAGCGTAGAAAAAAGTGATGATGAGCTTTCTGGTCAAATAAGCCTAACAAATCCAAGATTAAATGATTCAGAATATAGTCTTGGTGGATCAATTTATGCAAATGACTACGAAAGAAACAGCTACAAACAAAAATCATATGGTTTTAACACAACTTTAGGCAGAAGATTAACAAGAAACTTAAGTACATCTTTAACATATATAATACAACAAAGTCAAATTTCTGGTCTTAGTAGAGCTCTTTTACAAATAGGACATAAAGAGGGTAAAAATCTAAAAAGTTCTTTAATACCTGCCATAAATTATATTAGCACTGATGATTATTATCTTCCCAGAAGAGGTGTAACAGCAGGGATGTCTGTAGAGTTTGCAGGACTTGGTGGAGATGAAAAATTTACAAAATTTAGAACAAATTTTAACTATTATCTAGGATTAAAAGATTATATAGATTATGATTTTATTTTAAGATATAAATCAGCATTTAGTAAAATATGGAATAATGGATATGTGCCTATAAATGAAAAATTCTACCTTGGTGGCTTAAGAGATCTTCGTGGATATGAAAACAGAACTGTATCTCCAAAAGTATCTTATAATAAAGAATGGTATGAAACTGGTGGCGAAATATCTTTTAATAACTCATTTGAGTTTAGTTTTCCTATCATAGATCGCGTAAAGATGCGTGGGGTATTATTTTTTGATTACGGTGCTATTGGAGAGAAAAACTTAAGTGAGATAACAAGAATGTCAACTGGTGCTGGTATAGAATGGATTACACCTATTGGTCCTTTACAACTTATATACGCAAAACCAATTCACCCATCAAGGAACGATGAAACAAATAGATTTGAGTTTAGCATAGGAAGAAGATTTTAA
- the thrB gene encoding homoserine kinase, with amino-acid sequence MNILVPATSANLGPGFDSLGLSLKLYNEVDVKRSKFSCISIKGEGSENIKLKKNNIFISIFNEIFKELTKEEVNFKFVFDNKIPFSRGLGSSSAVIVSAIACAYEIAGFKIDKNVILNRALFYENHPDNIAPAVFGGFVSSIVVDGSIYTNKINIDDSLKAVVVVPNKPMSTNKSRQILPKHYTIKECVNNIAHSSFLTSCFFNKKYDLLKLACKDMLHEERRMQNLPELFKVKEFAYNHGSLMSALSGSGSSFLNIVYSDDAEKLKTKLHEQFDEFRVEIFSFDNDGFIITKS; translated from the coding sequence TTGAATATCTTAGTTCCAGCAACTAGTGCAAATTTAGGCCCGGGATTTGATAGTTTAGGTCTTAGTTTAAAGCTTTATAACGAAGTAGATGTTAAAAGGTCAAAATTTTCTTGTATCTCTATCAAAGGAGAAGGAAGCGAGAATATTAAATTAAAAAAAAATAATATTTTTATAAGTATTTTTAATGAAATTTTTAAAGAATTAACAAAAGAAGAAGTAAATTTTAAATTTGTTTTTGATAATAAAATACCTTTTTCAAGAGGGCTTGGTAGTTCTTCTGCTGTTATTGTGTCAGCCATTGCTTGTGCTTACGAGATTGCTGGATTTAAGATTGATAAAAATGTTATTTTAAATAGAGCTTTGTTTTATGAAAATCATCCTGATAATATAGCACCAGCTGTATTTGGTGGTTTTGTTAGCTCTATTGTTGTTGATGGTAGTATATATACAAATAAAATTAATATAGATGATAGTTTGAAGGCTGTTGTCGTTGTGCCAAATAAACCAATGAGTACAAATAAATCTAGGCAAATTTTACCAAAACATTATACTATAAAAGAGTGTGTAAATAATATAGCTCATTCTTCGTTTTTGACATCTTGTTTTTTTAATAAAAAATATGATTTATTGAAATTAGCTTGTAAAGATATGTTGCACGAAGAAAGAAGAATGCAAAATTTACCAGAGCTTTTTAAAGTCAAAGAGTTTGCTTATAATCATGGATCTTTAATGAGCGCTCTTTCTGGTTCCGGTTCATCATTTTTAAATATAGTTTATAGTGATGATGCTGAAAAACTAAAAACAAAATTACATGAACAGTTTGATGAATTTAGAGTTGAAATTTTTTCATTTGATAACGATGGATTTATTATAACAAAAAGCTAA
- a CDS encoding glycoprotease, whose translation MVASLTSPLLVGIYSNGNLIKKIETNERVSEALVCILDELSSSYDIKKIIYANTPGSFMGLKVAYVVLKTFSIIKNCDFFAISGFELTNNMPIKANKILSFVKDKDDIVLKKVENANLSLPLNLENLKLNSDTLPNYVIQAV comes from the coding sequence TTGGTTGCTTCTTTGACATCTCCTTTGCTTGTTGGAATTTATAGCAATGGAAATCTTATTAAAAAGATTGAGACAAATGAAAGAGTAAGCGAAGCACTGGTTTGTATACTAGATGAGCTATCAAGTTCTTATGATATAAAAAAAATAATTTATGCAAATACTCCAGGAAGTTTTATGGGACTTAAAGTTGCATATGTAGTTTTAAAGACTTTTAGTATTATTAAAAATTGTGATTTTTTTGCTATTAGTGGATTTGAACTTACAAATAATATGCCAATTAAGGCAAATAAAATTTTGTCATTTGTTAAAGATAAAGATGATATTGTTTTAAAAAAAGTTGAAAATGCAAATTTATCATTACCTTTAAATTTAGAAAATTTAAAACTAAATTCAGATACACTACCAAATTATGTAATACAAGCAGTTTAG
- the lpxC gene encoding UDP-3-O-acyl-N-acetylglucosamine deacetylase, whose product MKQTTIARKIEAVGIGLHKGEPIKLVLEPLDANMGIIVSRTDLGISFKLEPQNVINTQMATVIGNQQGFVSTIEHLLGAINGYGIDNIKISVDANEVPVMDGSAISFCMLLEEAGIDFLEEPKKIMLLKKDLEVAEGSKFVRVSSSLKPKFDYTIKFNHPVIGEQRYVFEFSKSNFIKEIARARTFGFLKDLQKLQAQNLALGASLDNAVAIDDTHILNPEGLRFQDEFVRHKILDAIGDLSLLGVSLMADYTAFAGSHDLNHKLTLAIFADEKNYEIVKMDKELVKDYAKVFA is encoded by the coding sequence GTGAAACAGACTACGATAGCTAGGAAAATAGAAGCTGTTGGTATAGGTCTTCATAAGGGCGAACCGATAAAGTTAGTTCTTGAGCCTCTTGATGCAAATATGGGCATAATTGTATCAAGAACTGATTTGGGTATTAGTTTTAAGCTAGAGCCACAAAATGTTATAAATACACAAATGGCTACGGTGATAGGAAATCAACAAGGATTTGTAAGCACAATAGAGCATCTTTTGGGAGCTATAAATGGTTATGGTATAGATAATATAAAAATATCAGTAGATGCAAATGAAGTGCCTGTTATGGATGGTAGTGCTATAAGTTTTTGTATGCTTTTAGAAGAAGCCGGTATTGATTTTCTTGAAGAACCAAAAAAAATAATGCTACTAAAAAAAGATTTAGAAGTAGCAGAAGGTAGTAAATTTGTTCGTGTTTCATCTTCTTTAAAACCAAAATTTGACTATACTATAAAGTTTAATCATCCTGTAATTGGCGAACAAAGATATGTTTTTGAGTTTAGTAAAAGCAATTTTATTAAAGAGATAGCAAGAGCTAGAACATTTGGATTCTTAAAAGATTTGCAAAAATTACAAGCTCAAAATCTAGCACTCGGTGCATCTCTTGATAATGCAGTTGCAATTGATGATACCCATATTTTAAATCCAGAGGGTCTGAGATTTCAAGATGAGTTTGTTAGGCATAAAATTTTAGATGCTATTGGTGATTTGAGCCTTTTGGGTGTTTCTTTGATGGCTGATTATACAGCTTTTGCGGGTAGTCACGATTTAAATCACAAATTAACATTAGCTATTTTTGCTGATGAAAAAAATTACGAAATAGTCAAGATGGATAAAGAGCTTGTTAAAGACTATGCAAAGGTGTTCGCATAA
- a CDS encoding YqhA family protein, translated as MLEKFFEKIMWSSRIFSVLPVIFCILGAIVIFIIASYDVFNVFKDVYAYFFNGFHPDDFHSSVVGGIVGAIDLYLMALVLFIFGFGIYELFISEVEIMKSSKHSSVLEVHSLDELKDKLAKVIIMVLIVNFFQRVLHAEFKTPLEMSYLALSILAICLGIYFLHKGEKH; from the coding sequence ATGTTAGAAAAGTTTTTTGAAAAAATAATGTGGTCTAGTAGAATTTTTTCTGTTTTACCGGTTATATTTTGTATTCTTGGTGCTATAGTTATTTTTATTATAGCTAGTTATGATGTTTTCAATGTTTTTAAAGATGTTTATGCTTATTTTTTCAATGGTTTTCATCCGGATGACTTTCATTCAAGCGTGGTTGGTGGAATAGTTGGTGCTATAGATCTTTATCTTATGGCATTAGTGCTTTTTATATTTGGATTTGGTATTTATGAGCTTTTTATAAGCGAAGTTGAGATTATGAAAAGCTCAAAGCATTCAAGTGTGCTTGAAGTTCATTCTTTAGATGAATTAAAAGATAAGTTAGCTAAAGTCATTATAATGGTTTTGATTGTGAATTTCTTCCAAAGAGTTTTGCATGCAGAGTTTAAAACACCATTGGAAATGTCATATCTTGCTCTTAGTATACTGGCTATTTGTCTTGGAATTTATTTTTTACATAAAGGTGAAAAACATTAA
- a CDS encoding cbb3-type cytochrome oxidase assembly protein translates to MSNGVIATMLFISVALGAFALFGLIWGIKNKQFEDYRKFLDGNKFDDEDALNDAYELEKRKKEALKKQKEKNYMPPD, encoded by the coding sequence ATGAGTAATGGTGTAATAGCAACTATGCTTTTCATATCCGTAGCACTTGGTGCATTTGCACTTTTTGGACTCATATGGGGTATAAAAAATAAACAATTTGAAGACTATAGAAAGTTTTTAGATGGAAATAAATTTGATGATGAAGATGCATTAAATGATGCTTATGAACTAGAAAAAAGAAAAAAAGAGGCACTTAAGAAACAAAAAGAAAAAAACTACATGCCTCCTGATTAA
- a CDS encoding prephenate dehydrogenase/arogenate dehydrogenase family protein encodes MALKDQKSISCISGFDLNTTHQEKALSPGLVHEILTLDEMKEKCDIIFLAIPVETILKFCKI; translated from the coding sequence TTGGCTCTTAAAGATCAAAAATCAATATCTTGTATTAGTGGTTTTGATTTAAACACTACACATCAAGAAAAAGCTTTAAGTCCTGGTTTGGTTCATGAAATTTTAACTCTTGATGAGATGAAAGAAAAATGCGATATTATATTTTTAGCAATTCCTGTTGAAACAATTTTAAAATTTTGCAAGATATAA
- a CDS encoding heavy metal translocating P-type ATPase, translated as MAKDRCNHCKLMFDTNSMIKTDNGIFCCNGCKNVYAIIKNNGFEEFYSRLGNNNLNPAKNSNSLESNLENLYKNYVTRKDGFNQISLIIEGIHCSACIWLNEKILFSTKGILEVNINSINNKATILWDENETNLKEILTKINSIGYKALVYDSSKEDTILNAKRRDFYIKLLVGIFALMNIMWIAIAQYAGYFSGMDKDIKDILNFAEFILASPVLFYTGGSFFNGFKIALKTKTPNMDMLVATGASLAYFYSIYAMFSRKAEVYFDSVAMIITFVFIGKFLEVLSKKRASDTLDTLNSMVLNEVNIKTEGKIISKNIHEIMVGETIVLKAGDKVVIDGIITSGEASFDCSSLSGESIPITLGVSDEIKSSTVCLDGYIEYKATSEFKNSFLNKIINLIQNSSSNKPNLQQLANKIASKFSFTILIIAIFTFFFWFLKSDFQTALIIAISVIIIACPCALALATPVSTLVGIGAGLKNNVIFKQSKTIETLAKCDTIVFDKTGTLTKAKLKVDRFEQINDINLELIASLCKTSKHPVSVAIFEFLKQKNITSNINLTNIKEISAKGVMANFNNKTLIGGNKKFLQENGIMINSNQDSTEYFVAFDKVLVAKFSLSDEIKEDAKSCIKKLKKLNLDIYILTGDNEITAKKVANQLGVKNIKYEMLPDEKANFISTLNKNNKTVLMVGDGINDAIAMGYSHVAICMGSGSDISLEKSDVIILDDSLKSLTKSILISKKTMSIIKQNLFFSLSYNALTVPLAIMGFIIPLFAALSMSFSSIIVILNSLRIKNQRNKNE; from the coding sequence ATGGCAAAAGATAGATGTAATCACTGCAAACTTATGTTTGATACTAACTCTATGATAAAGACAGATAATGGTATATTTTGTTGCAATGGTTGCAAAAATGTATATGCAATAATTAAAAATAATGGATTTGAGGAATTTTATTCAAGGCTTGGAAACAACAACCTAAATCCAGCAAAAAATTCAAATTCACTCGAATCAAATCTTGAAAATTTATACAAAAACTATGTTACAAGAAAAGATGGTTTTAATCAAATAAGCCTAATAATAGAAGGAATTCATTGTAGTGCTTGCATATGGCTAAATGAAAAAATACTATTTTCAACTAAAGGAATTTTAGAAGTTAACATAAACTCTATAAACAATAAAGCAACGATTCTTTGGGATGAAAATGAAACAAATTTAAAAGAGATTTTAACAAAAATAAACTCTATAGGATACAAAGCTCTTGTTTATGATTCATCAAAAGAAGATACTATTTTAAATGCAAAAAGAAGAGATTTTTATATCAAACTTCTAGTTGGAATTTTTGCACTTATGAATATAATGTGGATAGCAATAGCCCAATATGCAGGATATTTTAGTGGCATGGATAAAGATATAAAAGATATCTTAAATTTTGCAGAGTTTATACTAGCAAGCCCTGTGCTTTTTTATACTGGTGGTAGCTTTTTTAATGGCTTTAAAATAGCGTTAAAAACTAAAACTCCAAATATGGACATGCTTGTAGCAACAGGCGCATCACTAGCTTATTTTTATTCTATATACGCTATGTTTTCAAGAAAAGCAGAGGTCTATTTTGACTCTGTTGCTATGATTATCACATTTGTTTTTATAGGAAAATTCTTAGAAGTTTTAAGCAAAAAAAGAGCTAGTGATACTCTTGATACCTTAAATTCAATGGTTTTAAATGAGGTAAATATAAAAACCGAAGGCAAAATCATATCAAAAAATATTCACGAAATTATGGTCGGTGAAACAATAGTATTAAAAGCCGGAGATAAAGTTGTTATAGATGGAATCATAACCAGTGGGGAGGCTAGTTTTGACTGTTCTAGTCTAAGCGGGGAAAGCATACCTATCACACTTGGTGTGTCAGATGAAATAAAAAGCTCTACTGTGTGTCTGGATGGATACATAGAATACAAAGCAACATCTGAGTTTAAAAACTCTTTCTTAAATAAAATAATAAACCTAATACAAAACTCAAGCTCAAACAAACCAAATCTTCAACAACTTGCAAATAAAATTGCATCTAAATTTTCATTTACTATTTTAATCATAGCAATTTTTACATTTTTCTTTTGGTTTTTAAAATCAGATTTTCAAACCGCTCTTATAATTGCAATATCTGTTATAATCATAGCTTGTCCTTGCGCCTTGGCTCTTGCAACACCAGTTAGTACACTTGTAGGCATAGGTGCTGGGCTTAAAAACAATGTTATATTTAAACAATCAAAGACAATAGAAACACTAGCAAAATGCGATACTATAGTTTTTGATAAAACAGGAACACTAACAAAAGCAAAACTAAAAGTAGATAGGTTTGAGCAAATAAACGATATAAATTTAGAGCTTATTGCATCATTATGTAAAACCTCAAAACATCCAGTTAGTGTCGCTATTTTTGAGTTTTTAAAACAAAAAAATATCACATCAAATATAAATTTAACAAACATTAAAGAAATTTCAGCAAAAGGGGTAATGGCTAATTTTAACAATAAAACACTAATTGGAGGAAATAAAAAATTTCTACAAGAAAATGGGATAATGATAAATAGCAATCAAGACTCAACTGAATATTTTGTTGCATTTGATAAAGTTTTAGTAGCAAAATTTAGCTTAAGCGATGAGATAAAAGAAGATGCGAAAAGTTGTATCAAAAAGCTAAAAAAACTTAATTTGGATATCTATATACTTACTGGAGATAATGAAATTACAGCAAAAAAAGTAGCAAACCAACTTGGTGTTAAAAATATAAAATATGAAATGCTACCAGATGAAAAAGCAAATTTTATATCAACCCTTAATAAAAATAACAAAACAGTATTAATGGTTGGAGATGGAATAAACGATGCTATCGCTATGGGCTATTCGCATGTAGCAATATGCATGGGAAGTGGATCTGACATAAGTTTAGAAAAAAGCGATGTGATTATATTAGATGATTCATTAAAATCATTAACTAAATCTATATTAATAAGCAAAAAAACGATGTCTATTATAAAACAAAATTTATTTTTCTCATTAAGCTATAATGCCCTTACTGTACCTTTAGCTATAATGGGTTTTATAATACCACTATTTGCGGCTTTATCTATGTCTTTTAGTTCAATAATAGTAATACTAAATTCTCTTCGCATAAAAAATCAAAGGAATAAAAATGAGTAA
- a CDS encoding prephenate dehydrogenase dimerization domain-containing protein, which yields MNAKDHDHHVAITSHLTHAIFFWLIVF from the coding sequence ATGAACGCAAAAGATCATGATCATCACGTTGCTATAACATCTCATTTGACACATGCTATATTTTTTTGGCTAATAGTGTTTTGA
- a CDS encoding M23 family metallopeptidase, translating to MRRRGFNAKSFVVFLILFLVLGCSWYILTSKEFEKNAPQILIQDKIYWNLKTPLNVKFKDDSGIKFLRISMSDGQNNINILNQLLSTPMREFDVNLTIPKTSFFSVKDKYTMSIEATDTSKWNFFTGNKTNKNVEIILDTTKPDVYVLSNSYSISNGGAAAVVFKATDNDLKDVYIQTNYGKKFIPTPFYKEGYYAALIAWPVSVDNFSAEVVALDNAGNETKSHIRYFYKKNNYRTSTIPLRDSFLDGKISQLAEVYSKSTKDMSRLEKMKFINEDLRNENTNKISKITSVVSKEMINKFYLNTFYPLKNAKKVADFADHRFYTYNNQQVSEAWHMGLDLASVATARIISSNDGRVVFVGDNGIYGLNIIIDHGFGLYSLYAHCSSAKVKLNDTVKAGDHIANTGTSGLALGDHLHFGILVQGEEVRPQQWFDNKWMKDNITDVLNVAKKIIDRN from the coding sequence TTGAGAAGACGTGGTTTTAATGCAAAATCTTTTGTGGTTTTTTTAATTTTATTTTTAGTTTTAGGTTGTTCGTGGTATATTTTAACATCAAAAGAATTTGAAAAAAACGCTCCTCAAATACTAATACAAGATAAAATTTATTGGAATTTGAAAACTCCTTTAAATGTTAAGTTTAAAGATGATAGTGGTATTAAATTTCTTAGAATAAGCATGAGTGATGGACAAAACAATATAAATATATTAAATCAACTTTTATCTACTCCTATGAGAGAGTTTGATGTTAATTTGACCATACCAAAAACCAGTTTTTTTAGTGTAAAAGATAAATATACTATGAGCATAGAAGCCACAGATACCAGTAAATGGAATTTTTTTACAGGGAATAAAACTAATAAAAACGTTGAGATTATATTAGATACAACAAAACCAGATGTTTACGTGCTTTCAAATTCCTATTCTATATCTAATGGTGGTGCTGCCGCTGTTGTTTTTAAAGCCACAGATAATGATTTAAAAGATGTTTATATTCAGACAAATTATGGAAAAAAATTTATTCCTACTCCTTTTTACAAAGAAGGATATTATGCTGCATTGATTGCTTGGCCTGTTTCTGTAGATAATTTTAGTGCCGAAGTTGTTGCTTTGGATAATGCCGGTAATGAAACAAAATCTCATATTAGATATTTTTATAAAAAAAATAATTATAGAACATCAACAATACCTTTACGAGATAGTTTCTTGGATGGGAAAATATCTCAATTAGCTGAAGTGTATTCAAAAAGCACAAAAGATATGAGTAGATTAGAGAAAATGAAGTTTATAAATGAAGATTTAAGAAATGAAAATACTAATAAAATATCAAAAATAACTTCTGTTGTTTCAAAAGAGATGATTAATAAATTTTATCTAAATACTTTTTATCCTTTAAAAAATGCTAAAAAAGTTGCTGATTTTGCCGATCATAGATTTTATACATATAATAATCAACAAGTTAGTGAGGCTTGGCATATGGGGCTTGATTTAGCAAGTGTTGCCACAGCTCGAATAATTAGTAGCAATGATGGTAGGGTTGTGTTTGTTGGCGATAATGGAATTTATGGATTAAATATTATTATAGATCACGGTTTTGGTCTTTACTCTCTTTACGCACATTGTTCGAGCGCTAAAGTTAAATTAAACGATACTGTAAAAGCAGGAGATCATATAGCAAATACTGGAACAAGTGGTCTTGCTTTGGGCGATCATTTACATTTTGGAATTTTGGTACAAGGTGAAGAAGTTAGACCACAACAATGGTTTGATAATAAGTGGATGAAAGATAATATCACTGATGTATTAAATGTTGCTAAAAAAATAATAGATAGAAATTAA